One Deltaproteobacteria bacterium genomic window, CGGTTCGCGCGGGCGGACCCAGCGCGGCGATGGGGGCTGTCCCGCGCGGAGCAGGATCCTTGGGCACCGGTGGCGCCGGCGCCTTGGGGATCGCCGGCGGCGACGCCACCCCGCCCACGCTCTGCGTCGAACGACGGAACGGGTGCCGGGGAACGCCGTCGAGGGGCACCTTCGGCAACCGTGGAAGGGACTTCGCGCCGACCCGTCCGGCGTCGGCCTCGTCGGCCCTGTCGCCGAAACCCTGTGTCGCCTGCCTTCGCCGCGCGGGCAGCGGCGCCTCCCCGGTCCTGGGCACCGGAGCTGGCGCTTCTGGCACCGTCGGCACCGGGGGCGGGACCGCGCCCGTTGGTGGGCGGGGGCTCGTCTCCGTCGCCGCATAGCGCCGGTCGCTGCGCGCGAACAGGGCGGAGGCCTGCTGCGTCGTGCGCGCCACCGGAGCCGAGGGGCCCGGAGCCGCGGCCCCCGGAGCCGCGTTCCGGGGCGGAGCCGGATCCTTCGCCGCCCGCGCGCCCGTCGCCGCGTCGGGAACGGCCATCATCTGCGCCGCGTCGACGGTCGTCTCCACCGTCTTCGCGCGGGATGGGCTATCGAACTCGAACTCGAGCGGCGCCTCGTCGTCGGAGGCCGCCGCGGGCGCACCGGCAGAGGGCGGATCGGTCAGTTCGGGCCGCAGCCAGGACCCTGGCCGCTCCTCCAGCCCGCGCGTCACCGGCCGCCGGCGCTCGTCTTGAGGGGTCTTGCTCATCGTGGGGCGGACTTCCTTCCACGATATCACAGCGGCAGCGTTTCGGCCTGCCTCGCCCTCGGATCTTCTGCAGGATCGTCGACGGTGCGGGCGTGGCGTGGGCTACGAACCGCCCTTTCCCCACATCGCGCCGGGCTCTCAGTCCGCGTCCTCGCTCGAGTCGGACGGCAGGGGCCCCGTGGGGGTGCGACGCGCAGCGAGCGGATGCCGAAGCGAGAGCCCCACGCCGTCGCGCACCGGCAGGAGGCTCGACAGGTACTCGGGGTCGGCCCACATGAGCCGGATGTACTCGCGAACACCCTCGGTGTCGGCGTCGGTTTCCCCGGCCGCCACGCGCCCGCTCCAGACCAGGTTGTCCACGATCACCGCTCCGCCGACCCGCACGCGTCCGCGAAAGAGCTCGTACGCCGAGGGGTACTGCTCCTTGTCGATGTCGCAGAAGACGATGTCGAACTGCCCCGTGGCCTGGGTCAGGTGCTCACGCGCGTCGCCGGTGAGAAACATGACCCGGTCGGCGAGGCCCGCACGCGTGAGGAAGTCCTTCGCGAGGCGCGTATTCTCGGGGTCGCCGTCGGTGTGGTAGACGCGCCCGTTCGGCCCCACCGCCCGCGCGAACCAGAGCGTGCTGTAGCCGAAGCCCGAGCCCATCTCGAAGACGCGCCGCGCTCCGGTCATCGTCGTGACCTGCGCGAGCAGGCGCCCGACCTCCGGCCCCACGATGGGAAACCGGCGCGCCGCCGCGAGCGCGTGCATCTCCGTCAGGATCGGGTCGTCGGGGAGCTCGGCGAGGCCGCGTAGCCAAGCGGCCACGTCGGGGCGAAGGGGAGGAGCGTGGGTCACGGGGATCACGACGCGGCGCGCGCCGCGTGGCTGGACGTGGGTCGAGGCCTACTGCTCGAAGGCCGGCAGCTCTTCGATGTTGGGCATGAGAACGATCTCGATGCGGCGGTTCGTGCGCTTGCCGTCGTCGGTGCTGTTGTCACCCACGGGGTCGTACTCGGAGTAGCCCGACGCGCCGAGGTGCTTGGGGTCCACGCCCTGCTCCTGCAGGAACTTCACGACCTCCACCGCACGCGCCGTGGAGAGCTCCCAGTTCGAGCGAAAGACCTTGGTCTTGATCGGAACGTTGTCGGTGTGGCCCGCGACGAGGAAGTCGCGGTTCGAGATGTCCTTGAGCACGCCCGCGAGCTGCTCGAGCGCCGACTTGCCGTCGTCCTTCAGCTTGGTCTTTCCGGGGTCGAAGAGGATCTTGTCGCTCATCTTGACCAGCATGCGGCCCTTGCGGACCTCCACCTGCAGCTTGCCCGCGTCGATCATGGACCGCAGCCGGCTGAGGAGCTGCTTGAAGACCTTCGCGCGCGCCTCGGACGCGGTCTGCGCGGCCCGGAGTTTCTCGAGCTCCTTCTTCGTCGCGCCGAGCGACCGCGCGAGCTGATCCTTGCTCCCGCCGAGCTGCGCGATCTTCTGCTTCAGGTCGGCCTCAGTGCTGGCCAGCGAGGTCTTCGTGTCGGCCAGGTCCTTCTTGCACTTCTCCATGTCCTTGATGACGGCGTTGTGCTGCTCTTCCGGAATGCCGCAGGCGCCCAGTAGTGAAATGGTAAGGGCGGCGGCCATCAGCGCTCGGTGCATCTGGGCCTCCTTGGTCTGAGCCCCCGAACTCCTCGGGAGCTATCGCCTTACTGCAGGGTAACGGCCGGGGACGTTACCGAAAACTGCCTTGCAGTTCAAGTGCTTTACAGCTTGGGAACGCCGTTTTGACAGGGCCGACCTGGCCCCGTATGATGATGTCGTACCAGTCGTTCAATGTGAACATATGTAGGCTCACAACCTACCGAAGGCGCGACGTGGCCCAACCGAATATCAAGCGCAAGAAACGATTAGTGAAAAAGGCAGCACGCCCCGCCTCCCCCGAGGAGACGCGCGAACCGGACAACGGCTCCGAGGCTCCGCACCGCCGCACCCACGAGGTCTTCGGCATCCTGGTCCTCGCTGCCGGCCTGCTCCTCGGCCCGAGCCTGGCCTCGGTGCAGTTCGGCGGGGGGCGCCTCATGGGCCCCTTCGGTCAGGCCCTCGGCAGCGCCCTCAACTGGGCGCTCGGCCTCTTCGGCTACCTGGCGGTGGCCGGGTTGCTCGCGGTGGCGGTCCGCATCTTCGCCGCGGCGCTCGGCCGCGGGCGCGAGCTGCGGGCCGCGGCCCATCGCTGGCGCACGCGGATCGGCGCCACCCTCGGGACGATCTTCGGCGCCGCGCTGCTGCACCTCGCGCTGCATCCACGCCGCCTCGCCGGAGCGTCGGCAGGCGGCCTACTCGGTGAGACCGCGGCCGAGCTCTTTCGCGGACTGCTCTCCACCATCGGGGCCTGGCTCCTCTGCCTCCTGGCGCTGGCGCTCGGCGTGGTGCTCGCCACCGACCTCTCGTGGGCCCGCATCGCAGTGAGCATGTGGCAGACGATCCGTCGAGCGGGCGCGGCCCTGCGCGAGCTCGGGGCCCGCACCGGCGAGCGCCTCCGGGGCCTCGCCGAGGGAGCACGAGAGGTGATGGCCCAGCTCCGCACCCAGCCCGAGGTGAGCGCCTCGGGCACGGCGGCCATGCCCC contains:
- a CDS encoding OmpA family protein is translated as MHRALMAAALTISLLGACGIPEEQHNAVIKDMEKCKKDLADTKTSLASTEADLKQKIAQLGGSKDQLARSLGATKKELEKLRAAQTASEARAKVFKQLLSRLRSMIDAGKLQVEVRKGRMLVKMSDKILFDPGKTKLKDDGKSALEQLAGVLKDISNRDFLVAGHTDNVPIKTKVFRSNWELSTARAVEVVKFLQEQGVDPKHLGASGYSEYDPVGDNSTDDGKRTNRRIEIVLMPNIEELPAFEQ
- a CDS encoding O-methyltransferase, which translates into the protein MTHAPPLRPDVAAWLRGLAELPDDPILTEMHALAAARRFPIVGPEVGRLLAQVTTMTGARRVFEMGSGFGYSTLWFARAVGPNGRVYHTDGDPENTRLAKDFLTRAGLADRVMFLTGDAREHLTQATGQFDIVFCDIDKEQYPSAYELFRGRVRVGGAVIVDNLVWSGRVAAGETDADTEGVREYIRLMWADPEYLSSLLPVRDGVGLSLRHPLAARRTPTGPLPSDSSEDAD